In Verrucomicrobiia bacterium, a single genomic region encodes these proteins:
- a CDS encoding PRTRC system protein E — protein sequence MFKELTPILKKGDTLVLHITRENETQFRVNVTPKLFTMDGQHGEDRKALSQPLTMVGTVEELDSPEFAATLERFQVSTVGLRNTIADVEAAHQHAKTSKLAPKSKPKAAATTAAASDASAEGEGEGEGEGEGEGEGEDEPAEKKEQPKPAPKDKSAEAATSDLGI from the coding sequence ATGTTCAAAGAACTCACTCCAATATTGAAAAAGGGCGATACCCTCGTCCTCCACATCACGCGCGAAAACGAAACCCAGTTCCGCGTGAACGTCACCCCCAAGCTGTTCACCATGGACGGCCAGCACGGTGAAGATCGCAAAGCCCTGAGCCAGCCGCTCACCATGGTCGGCACGGTCGAGGAATTGGATTCCCCGGAATTCGCCGCCACGCTCGAACGCTTCCAGGTGTCCACCGTCGGCCTGCGCAACACCATCGCCGACGTCGAGGCCGCGCACCAGCACGCCAAGACCTCCAAGCTCGCCCCTAAATCCAAGCCTAAAGCCGCCGCGACCACCGCCGCCGCGTCCGATGCATCCGCTGAAGGCGAAGGCGAAGGCGAAGGCGAAGGCGAAGGCGAAGGCGAAGGCGAGGACGAACCCGCAGAGAAAAAGGAACAGCCAAAACCTGCTCCCAAAGATAAATCAGCCGAAGCAGCCACCAGCGACCTCGGCATCTAA
- a CDS encoding radical SAM protein, with protein MITKIWNRPATIEPNNFKFKSLSNWSYNIAVGCEHACRFCYVPEVSTNRMAGKLETYGVTDPDAQWGEYVFPRTWDKSVFLNSLHKAQETPVDQLAPDGNRAVMLCTTTDPYQVLPKDMQAQRRTLVREALREILDGSTLNVRILTRSPLAREDFDLFKCFGKRLLFGMSIPTLDNRLAKIYEPKAPAPTQRLATLRAAKELGLHVFVAVAPVYPDCDMVDMSRTLKAVKELDPVTIFMEPINIRADNVKRIEAHAQSLGAKINTEVFATRELWKRYAQEQLGAFQSLAQVYHGIPDNVLHLWPDKSLATGHWDKSWFEIHWSKISAWPK; from the coding sequence ATGATCACCAAAATCTGGAACCGCCCCGCGACCATCGAGCCGAACAACTTCAAGTTCAAGTCGCTCTCGAACTGGTCCTACAACATCGCCGTCGGTTGCGAGCATGCCTGCCGTTTTTGCTACGTGCCCGAAGTCTCCACCAACCGCATGGCCGGCAAACTCGAAACCTACGGCGTCACCGATCCCGACGCGCAATGGGGCGAATACGTCTTCCCGCGCACGTGGGATAAATCGGTTTTCCTCAACTCGCTCCACAAGGCCCAGGAAACCCCGGTGGACCAGCTCGCGCCCGACGGCAATCGCGCCGTCATGCTCTGCACCACCACCGACCCGTATCAAGTCCTCCCCAAAGACATGCAGGCGCAGCGCCGCACGCTCGTGCGCGAAGCCCTCCGCGAAATCCTCGATGGATCCACGCTCAACGTCCGCATCCTCACCCGCTCGCCCCTCGCGCGCGAAGACTTTGACCTGTTCAAATGCTTTGGCAAACGCCTCCTGTTCGGCATGTCGATTCCCACGCTGGACAATCGCCTCGCCAAAATTTACGAACCCAAAGCCCCCGCGCCAACTCAACGCCTCGCAACGCTCCGCGCCGCCAAGGAACTTGGCCTTCACGTTTTCGTCGCCGTCGCACCCGTCTATCCCGATTGCGACATGGTGGATATGTCCCGCACGCTGAAAGCCGTCAAAGAACTCGACCCCGTGACCATCTTCATGGAGCCGATCAACATCCGCGCCGACAACGTGAAACGCATCGAGGCCCATGCTCAAAGCCTCGGCGCGAAAATAAATACCGAAGTCTTCGCCACGCGCGAATTGTGGAAGCGCTACGCCCAAGAGCAACTCGGCGCATTTCAATCCCTCGCGCAAGTGTATCACGGCATTCCCGACAACGTCCTGCACCTCTGGCCTGATAAATCGCTCGCGACCGGTCACTGGGACAAATCGTGGTTCGAAATCCACTGGTCCAAAATCTCCGCCTGGCCGAAATGA
- a CDS encoding recombinase family protein, whose translation MTTNSPPAAICLGYIRVSTDRQELSVDAQSETIRRYSTAYQLPEPIIFAEANASGASVFAERKEGKRLVAVAHEALAANRSVTMIIPKVDRLGRDTIDVSQTVKLFHSLKVRMVFLDIGCDTTTPMGMAFLQIAAIFAQLELARIHERIAAGFEEKRSKGELCGTVPYGWDAVETGEARPKGKHTVNIRKLVDNLEEQKWILYMVQLRNAGWGYHSIAKNLNAHNVPTKHGRGDIIKYKGETRFNTGKWQSGNVAKIINSKTVKDWLATRVAVAA comes from the coding sequence ATGACAACTAATTCTCCGCCCGCCGCCATTTGCCTGGGCTATATCCGCGTGTCCACCGATCGTCAGGAACTTTCGGTGGACGCCCAAAGCGAAACCATCCGCCGGTACAGCACCGCGTATCAGTTGCCCGAACCCATCATCTTCGCGGAAGCGAACGCCAGCGGCGCTTCCGTCTTTGCCGAACGCAAGGAAGGCAAGCGTCTCGTCGCCGTCGCTCACGAAGCGCTCGCCGCCAATCGTTCGGTCACCATGATCATCCCGAAGGTGGACCGGCTCGGTCGCGATACCATTGACGTTTCCCAAACCGTGAAGCTGTTTCACTCGCTCAAGGTCCGCATGGTGTTCCTCGATATCGGTTGCGATACCACCACGCCCATGGGCATGGCCTTCCTTCAGATCGCCGCCATTTTTGCCCAGCTTGAACTCGCCCGCATCCACGAACGCATCGCCGCCGGCTTCGAGGAAAAACGCTCCAAAGGCGAACTGTGCGGCACTGTGCCGTATGGCTGGGACGCCGTCGAAACCGGCGAAGCTCGCCCCAAAGGCAAACACACCGTCAACATCCGCAAGCTCGTGGACAATCTCGAAGAGCAAAAATGGATCCTCTACATGGTCCAGCTTCGCAACGCCGGCTGGGGCTATCACAGCATCGCGAAAAACCTCAATGCCCACAACGTCCCCACCAAACATGGCCGGGGCGACATCATCAAATACAAAGGCGAAACCCGCTTCAACACCGGCAAATGGCAATCCGGCAACGTCGCCAAAATCATCAACTCCAAAACTGTAAAAGACTGGCTCGCCACTCGCGTAGCCGTCGCCGCCTGA
- a CDS encoding PRTRC system protein B: MRVEAKFGNAERNFHLAHAVLIYEEQGSSSAAAASIHEVDLVHGRPVLKAGQPVTVAGVEALAESLGRKLENHLLPERILSISLSQMTWWCPARRRRIWFKPSGSDKDVNEGLRKLNGRFVMHPPLFFAANRGLRVFALAENKRPVADTPLYVAPYYNCDANGSLCKGSAHFPDIATPSLIEKFEAGFFDSAFSHSNYGHKLTRHPDSHLGLWREMQTAKVFPRKYLQPYNSTKLGSWLKHQTNL; encoded by the coding sequence ATGCGCGTTGAAGCCAAATTCGGAAATGCCGAGCGCAACTTTCACCTTGCCCACGCCGTTCTCATTTACGAGGAGCAGGGTTCTTCCAGCGCCGCCGCCGCTTCTATCCATGAAGTGGATCTTGTGCATGGGCGGCCCGTTCTCAAAGCTGGCCAGCCGGTCACCGTTGCCGGTGTGGAAGCACTGGCCGAATCCCTCGGTCGAAAGCTCGAGAACCATCTTCTCCCCGAGCGCATCCTGAGCATTAGCCTTTCGCAGATGACGTGGTGGTGCCCGGCGCGCCGCCGCCGCATCTGGTTCAAGCCATCGGGGAGCGATAAGGACGTCAACGAAGGATTGCGCAAACTCAACGGACGATTCGTCATGCATCCGCCACTCTTTTTCGCGGCAAACCGCGGCCTCCGCGTCTTTGCGCTCGCAGAAAACAAACGTCCTGTCGCTGACACTCCGCTTTACGTGGCTCCCTATTATAATTGCGATGCCAACGGCTCGCTCTGCAAAGGGTCCGCCCACTTTCCGGACATTGCCACACCGTCGCTCATCGAAAAATTCGAAGCCGGATTTTTCGACTCCGCCTTTTCCCATTCCAACTACGGCCACAAACTCACCCGCCATCCTGATTCACACCTCGGTCTTTGGCGTGAAATGCAGACCGCGAAAGTTTTCCCGCGCAAATATCTCCAGCCCTACAACAGCACCAAGCTCGGTTCATGGCTCAAGCATCAAACCAATCTATGA
- a CDS encoding JAB domain-containing protein, giving the protein MQTCFAFESSSVAPHKFPAQPHEWKVISLRECPTPEDLLLCENPKPAATYWRTHVTQAPNYNPEVECFVVLILNTRRRIKGHYLVATGTMDTLLVHAREVFRVAIMTSAAAIILCHNHPSGDPGPSEGDIKVTRDMVRAGQLLKIEVEDHIIIGAGRHCSLRELGYISPSTK; this is encoded by the coding sequence ATGCAAACCTGCTTTGCCTTTGAATCTTCATCCGTCGCACCGCACAAATTCCCCGCGCAACCCCACGAATGGAAAGTCATCTCTCTGCGTGAATGCCCAACGCCGGAAGATTTGCTGCTTTGCGAGAATCCAAAGCCTGCCGCCACCTACTGGCGGACGCACGTCACCCAAGCTCCGAATTACAATCCTGAAGTCGAATGTTTCGTCGTCCTGATCTTGAATACCCGCCGCCGCATCAAAGGCCATTACCTCGTCGCTACGGGAACCATGGACACCTTGCTCGTCCACGCGCGCGAAGTCTTTCGCGTCGCCATCATGACCAGCGCTGCCGCCATTATTCTCTGCCACAATCATCCCAGTGGCGATCCAGGTCCGTCGGAAGGAGATATCAAAGTCACCCGGGACATGGTGCGCGCCGGTCAACTGCTTAAAATCGAAGTCGAAGACCACATCATCATCGGCGCCGGCCGCCACTGTTCCCTTCGCGAACTCGGTTACATTTCCCCCTCAACCAAATAA
- a CDS encoding 3D domain-containing protein, whose protein sequence is MPIAGVTIAGPRNIPLGTRVYIQGLGVRVVTDRLAHRFDNRFDIFMPDHQTAQHFGLQKLTITILK, encoded by the coding sequence ATGCCCATAGCCGGCGTCACCATCGCCGGCCCGCGCAACATCCCGCTCGGCACCCGCGTTTACATCCAGGGCCTCGGCGTGCGCGTCGTCACCGACCGCCTCGCCCACCGCTTTGACAACCGGTTTGACATCTTCATGCCCGACCACCAAACCGCCCAACATTTCGGCCTCCAAAAACTCACCATCACCATTTTGAAATGA
- a CDS encoding SOS response-associated peptidase, with product MCGRYSVGDRGEITIAGIYHDFTFETRYNAAPKNSLPVILFENNAVTSKPMQWGWERPNKPLLINARAETALKFFRKPCLETRCLIPANGFYEWKDKLPWRFVMRDDETFYLAGIYQKIISPAHAEMEMDLTDSPPASCVIEQFCIITCNANPLVARVHDRMPVILSPSHYSTWLKGQQFSSITPGQWPRGFGNIAPTTDLVDILQSALVPSPAANMHSYRVGQLVNHWKNDSPDCWKPV from the coding sequence ATGTGCGGACGTTATAGCGTGGGAGACCGGGGCGAAATCACCATTGCTGGTATTTATCATGATTTTACCTTTGAAACCCGCTATAACGCCGCGCCCAAAAATTCCCTGCCCGTCATCCTGTTTGAAAATAATGCCGTCACGTCCAAGCCGATGCAATGGGGTTGGGAACGCCCCAACAAACCGCTCCTCATCAATGCCCGGGCGGAAACCGCGCTGAAGTTTTTCCGCAAACCTTGTCTCGAAACCCGTTGCCTTATCCCCGCCAACGGTTTCTACGAATGGAAAGACAAATTGCCCTGGCGCTTTGTGATGCGGGATGACGAAACTTTTTATCTCGCCGGCATTTATCAGAAAATCATTTCCCCCGCGCACGCTGAAATGGAAATGGATCTTACCGACTCGCCACCCGCAAGCTGCGTCATCGAACAATTCTGCATCATCACCTGCAACGCCAATCCGCTCGTCGCGCGCGTCCACGACCGCATGCCCGTCATCCTCAGTCCCAGCCATTATTCCACCTGGCTTAAAGGCCAGCAATTTTCCTCCATCACCCCCGGCCAATGGCCGCGTGGCTTCGGCAACATCGCCCCCACCACCGACCTCGTTGACATCCTGCAAAGCGCGCTCGTTCCGTCTCCCGCCGCCAATATGCACTCCTACCGCGTCGGCCAGCTCGTGAACCATTGGAAGAACGATTCTCCCGACTGCTGGAAACCGGTCTGA
- a CDS encoding PRTRC system protein C, with protein sequence MPLEASNIARKFVYKGTELADPNPVISVEQARDILSTDHPELATAAIDGPVMKGNVQTYTFIVSAGTKG encoded by the coding sequence ATGCCCCTCGAAGCCTCCAACATCGCTCGGAAATTCGTTTATAAAGGAACTGAACTCGCGGACCCCAACCCGGTCATCAGCGTCGAGCAAGCCCGCGACATCCTAAGCACCGACCACCCCGAACTCGCCACCGCCGCGATTGACGGACCGGTGATGAAAGGAAATGTCCAGACTTACACCTTCATCGTCTCCGCCGGCACCAAGGGATAA
- a CDS encoding ATP-binding protein — protein MLPTRYIPKSPADFIGDAKTVSLQLGRVATDAKAHANAPIKVLFNGEPGIGKSAVSRYLITLLGANPSDKWSYKKYNGTQIKLETVEEIARDLHYCDIYGAYRIIWIEEADMIPAVAQVRFLTLLDDLPDGAAVICTSNCKVDEFKKRFQTRFKIYEMAPPLEHEVQGLLRKFLTDERTITHIAFGAAGNVRAALIDAESALQAAA, from the coding sequence ATGCTTCCCACCCGATATATCCCCAAGTCGCCCGCCGATTTCATCGGCGATGCCAAAACTGTTTCCCTGCAACTCGGCCGCGTCGCCACCGATGCCAAAGCCCACGCCAACGCGCCCATCAAAGTCCTGTTCAATGGCGAGCCCGGCATCGGCAAAAGTGCCGTGTCGCGCTATTTGATCACCCTGCTCGGCGCGAACCCTTCCGATAAATGGTCCTACAAAAAATATAACGGCACTCAAATCAAACTCGAGACCGTGGAAGAAATCGCCCGCGACTTGCACTATTGCGATATCTACGGCGCATACCGCATCATTTGGATCGAGGAAGCCGACATGATTCCCGCCGTGGCCCAGGTTCGGTTCCTCACCCTGCTCGACGATCTGCCCGATGGCGCCGCCGTCATCTGCACCAGCAACTGCAAGGTGGACGAATTCAAAAAGCGTTTTCAAACCCGCTTCAAAATTTATGAAATGGCTCCCCCGCTGGAACACGAAGTCCAAGGCCTGCTGCGCAAGTTTTTAACCGACGAGCGCACCATCACCCACATCGCCTTTGGCGCCGCCGGCAATGTGCGTGCCGCGCTCATTGATGCCGAAAGCGCCTTGCAGGCCGCCGCTTAA
- a CDS encoding DUF4326 domain-containing protein encodes MRTTPSRIQLRRTKGWRMPPNTVKVDRTTPWGNPHRVVPADPLAGPLTTMMDAWHMCTTPEAAVNRFRIQIEHDPEFRVRIRRELRGKNLACWCKPGAPCHADVLLKIANSK; translated from the coding sequence ATGCGCACAACACCCAGCCGCATCCAACTCCGCCGCACCAAAGGCTGGCGCATGCCGCCCAACACCGTGAAGGTGGACCGCACCACACCTTGGGGAAATCCCCATCGCGTCGTTCCCGCAGATCCGCTCGCCGGACCATTAACGACCATGATGGACGCCTGGCATATGTGCACCACGCCCGAGGCCGCCGTGAACCGTTTTCGTATCCAGATTGAGCATGACCCGGAGTTCCGGGTGCGCATCCGCCGCGAACTCCGCGGCAAAAATCTCGCCTGCTGGTGCAAGCCTGGCGCGCCCTGCCACGCCGACGTCCTCCTCAAGATTGCCAACTCCAAATGA
- the dnaN gene encoding DNA polymerase III subunit beta produces the protein MMKISLPRQELTKALNIVRSATTKNGSLPILANVCLRAQGKSLELRATDNDISISTRIPVDVEETGSCTVNAAMLYNLVNSFSGDQPVELIELTHDLKIECGQSRYKLGSMPAKDMPPVPKLDDSREFQLTQHIFHSLLLATAYCQGADEARAMLQGSLVRLNGSLTVAACDGKRLAVESVPLPEGVAGAKADFILPQKAVKELLRLLSTKKPGENETALTVTAGIGKNAAHFQIGETLLSSKLMEGKYPPYENIIPKELGEGIPINRHLLLSTLQRVNFVTDLCTLEFEKQNLTVRGRGKDIPGEAVESLLIPETKSLTVNFNLPFLIEALSAVDDDEVRLYCIGEFKPAVIKVASRQWLSLTAAITPPSKKSEEKPAEKKSESK, from the coding sequence ATGATGAAAATAAGTCTCCCGCGTCAGGAGCTGACCAAAGCCCTGAACATCGTCCGCAGCGCCACCACCAAAAATGGTTCGCTGCCCATCCTTGCCAACGTCTGTTTGCGCGCCCAGGGCAAAAGCCTGGAACTGCGCGCCACGGATAACGACATCTCCATCAGCACACGCATCCCCGTGGACGTTGAGGAAACCGGCTCCTGCACCGTCAACGCCGCCATGCTCTACAACCTCGTCAACAGCTTCAGCGGCGATCAACCCGTCGAACTGATTGAACTCACGCACGATTTGAAAATCGAGTGCGGCCAGTCGCGCTACAAACTCGGTTCCATGCCCGCCAAGGACATGCCGCCGGTACCCAAGCTCGATGATTCGCGCGAATTCCAACTCACCCAGCACATCTTCCACAGCCTCTTGCTCGCCACCGCTTACTGCCAGGGCGCGGATGAAGCGCGCGCCATGCTCCAGGGTTCTCTCGTGCGGCTCAACGGCAGCCTCACCGTCGCCGCGTGCGATGGCAAACGCCTCGCCGTCGAGTCCGTTCCGTTGCCCGAGGGGGTCGCCGGCGCAAAAGCCGATTTCATTCTCCCGCAAAAGGCCGTCAAGGAATTGCTTCGCCTGCTCTCCACCAAAAAACCGGGGGAAAATGAAACCGCTCTTACCGTCACCGCCGGCATCGGCAAAAACGCCGCGCACTTTCAAATCGGCGAAACCCTCTTGAGCAGCAAACTCATGGAAGGCAAATATCCGCCTTACGAAAACATCATCCCCAAGGAACTGGGCGAGGGCATCCCCATCAATCGCCACCTGCTGTTAAGCACGCTCCAGCGCGTCAACTTCGTGACGGACCTTTGCACCCTCGAATTCGAAAAACAAAATCTCACCGTCCGCGGGCGCGGGAAAGACATTCCCGGTGAAGCCGTCGAATCCTTGCTCATTCCCGAAACCAAATCGCTCACCGTCAATTTCAATCTCCCCTTTCTGATCGAGGCGCTATCGGCCGTGGATGACGATGAAGTGCGCCTCTATTGCATCGGAGAATTCAAGCCCGCCGTCATCAAAGTCGCCAGCCGTCAATGGCTTTCCCTCACCGCCGCCATCACCCCGCCCAGCAAAAAGTCGGAAGAGAAACCCGCCGAAAAAAAATCTGAAAGCAAATAA
- a CDS encoding PRTRC system ThiF family protein — MIPHKLHKDLVGAQVSIDLVGCGGNGSQMLNGLARMHIALQSLGHPGLKVIAFDGDSVSEANVGRQLFSPSDIGQNKASVLIHRLNCYYGLGWTAVPRMSDGGTLQPHIVIGCVDTITSRRAISRNHFHYWLDLGNRDRTGQVILGAPKWYHNKGDHTRPRTVLEIFPELNRGKVKEDNTTPSCSLAAALERQDLFINQSVATWALQLLWSFLRHGETYHQGYFINLETGNVRPILVPQPPPGKTLAEIFGGKPA; from the coding sequence ATGATTCCTCATAAACTCCACAAAGATTTGGTCGGCGCGCAGGTGAGCATTGACTTGGTCGGTTGCGGAGGCAACGGCTCGCAAATGCTAAATGGCCTTGCCCGCATGCACATCGCCCTTCAATCCCTCGGCCATCCCGGCCTCAAAGTCATCGCGTTTGATGGCGATTCTGTTTCCGAAGCCAATGTCGGCCGCCAGCTTTTCAGCCCTTCGGACATCGGACAAAACAAAGCTTCCGTCCTGATTCATCGGCTGAATTGTTACTATGGTCTCGGCTGGACAGCCGTGCCCAGGATGTCGGACGGCGGAACTTTGCAGCCGCACATCGTCATCGGCTGCGTGGATACCATCACCAGCCGCCGCGCGATCAGCCGCAACCACTTTCACTACTGGCTCGATTTAGGCAATCGCGATCGTACCGGCCAGGTCATCCTCGGCGCGCCCAAATGGTACCACAACAAAGGCGATCACACGCGCCCGCGCACCGTCCTCGAAATCTTTCCCGAACTCAACCGCGGCAAAGTCAAGGAGGACAACACCACGCCCAGTTGCAGCCTCGCCGCAGCATTGGAACGCCAGGACCTGTTCATCAACCAAAGCGTGGCCACGTGGGCTTTGCAACTCCTCTGGTCCTTCCTGCGCCATGGTGAAACCTATCATCAAGGCTATTTCATCAACCTCGAAACCGGCAACGTCCGCCCCATTCTCGTCCCTCAACCACCACCCGGCAAAACGCTGGCTGAAATCTTTGGCGGAAAACCCGCATAA
- a CDS encoding PRTRC system protein F, producing the protein MQQSSTQTRPDDSRIPFRHAVIAPCATALALPDLSACLPSFKVEGSKQSLAQFAEGLADANVLQDRHWTGHIGNSCARALAELCDTARPDPLVKLKLHFTDDASELGSFHDFDYRKNNAPENVGVIFLTLDMESTYIKLIGPTLRELEAALPRLGQTVLSTLDEGLHNSCRGMTPRSAYGWCQSAYWRGEMDESDFMDEIRGNYPPGTSDADIRKDYNIYTKAEFDKAIPGWAGSGAIKPFSYRALLAQRIKHPRHKNIVIATRALMKGLETLSRRSKSWKLSSDFDRFEHLEWEVCPFLLNWNKYDNQGGGDPMCQIWDDVINPMFEAGESSMEINAAFAWWDKPSIERAVVRLRNYLHIMQLTENLIKLIGKDNYAR; encoded by the coding sequence ATGCAGCAAAGCTCTACACAAACTCGCCCGGACGACTCACGGATTCCGTTTCGCCATGCCGTCATCGCTCCTTGCGCCACCGCTTTAGCCCTCCCGGACCTTTCTGCCTGCTTGCCCAGCTTCAAAGTTGAAGGCAGCAAACAAAGCCTCGCCCAGTTTGCCGAAGGGCTAGCGGATGCAAACGTCCTGCAGGACCGCCACTGGACCGGCCACATTGGGAATTCTTGCGCCCGCGCGCTCGCCGAACTTTGCGATACCGCGCGTCCGGATCCGCTCGTCAAACTCAAACTGCATTTTACCGACGATGCCTCTGAACTCGGGTCATTCCATGATTTCGATTATCGGAAAAACAATGCACCGGAGAATGTCGGCGTCATTTTTCTGACTCTCGACATGGAGTCAACCTACATCAAACTCATCGGCCCTACACTACGCGAATTGGAAGCTGCGCTGCCCCGGCTCGGTCAAACGGTTCTTAGTACCCTCGACGAAGGTCTCCACAATTCCTGCCGGGGCATGACACCGCGTAGCGCTTATGGCTGGTGTCAATCTGCCTATTGGCGCGGAGAAATGGACGAGTCCGATTTTATGGACGAGATCCGTGGTAACTATCCGCCTGGAACCAGCGATGCCGACATACGTAAAGACTATAACATTTACACAAAGGCGGAGTTTGATAAAGCCATTCCCGGCTGGGCTGGGAGCGGTGCTATCAAACCATTTTCCTACCGTGCGCTTCTCGCCCAGCGCATCAAGCACCCGCGCCACAAAAATATCGTCATTGCCACACGCGCGCTGATGAAAGGACTTGAAACCCTAAGCCGCCGCTCCAAGTCATGGAAGCTTTCATCCGACTTCGATCGCTTTGAACATTTGGAATGGGAAGTTTGCCCGTTCCTTTTGAACTGGAACAAATACGACAATCAGGGCGGGGGCGATCCCATGTGTCAAATCTGGGACGACGTCATAAACCCAATGTTTGAAGCCGGCGAATCGTCCATGGAAATCAACGCCGCATTCGCCTGGTGGGACAAACCATCCATCGAACGCGCCGTCGTTCGCCTCCGCAATTATCTCCACATCATGCAACTCACTGAAAATCTCATCAAATTGATCGGAAAGGACAACTATGCGCGTTGA